A single genomic interval of Panthera uncia isolate 11264 chromosome A1 unlocalized genomic scaffold, Puncia_PCG_1.0 HiC_scaffold_17, whole genome shotgun sequence harbors:
- the SMIM15 gene encoding small integral membrane protein 15, whose translation MFDIKAWAEYVVEWAAKDPYGFLTTVILALTPLFLASAVLSWKLAKMIEAREKEQKKKQKRQENIAKAKRLKKD comes from the coding sequence ATGTTTGATATAAAGGCTTGGGCTGAGTATGTTGTGGAATGGGCTGCAAAGGACCCGTATGGCTTCCTTACAACGGTTATTTTGGCCCTTACTCCATTGTTTCTAGCAAGTGCTGTACTGTCCTGGAAATTGGCCAAGATGATTGAAGCcagggaaaaggaacaaaagaagaaacaaaaacgtcaagaaaatattgcaaaagcTAAACGACTAAAGAAGGATTGA